The sequence below is a genomic window from Methylotuvimicrobium alcaliphilum 20Z.
GTCATTCTTAAAAGCCCAAGAATAATCTTCCTCTATTAAATTGTTCGATATGCTTCTGCTGCGCTTAATTATCTTGTTTTTATTGTCGATGTTGCTCTTGAGACCGGCGTCTGTTGTCGCGGACGATACGGTACGTATCGGCGTATTGGCGAATCGGGGCAAGGACCGCGCTTTGGTCGAATGGTTGCCGACGGCCGAGTATTTGGCGAATGAAATATCCAGTCGAAACTTTTCCATCGTTCCGTTAGATTTTAACGAAATCGATAAAGCTGTCGCTTCGGGCGCAGTCGATTTTTTTGTCGCGAACTCGGGAATCTATGTCGATTTCGAGGCGCGTTATGGCGCGGGGCGTATCGCTACAATGCGTAAGCGTAATGGTGGGCGCGGCAATACATTTTTTAGCGGCGTGATATTCGCGCGCGCGGACCGGGATGACATAAATACAATCGCCGACTTGAAAGGCAAGCGTTTCGCAGCAGTGAGCGAATCGTCATTAGGCGGATATCTGGCGGCCTGGCGTGAAATGCAGGCTCAGGGCGTGATGCCGGAGAAGCATACTCGGTTAAGTTTTCTTAATACCCATGATGCGACCGTTCGAGCGGTTTTAGATGGAGTTGTCGATGCCGGGACCGCGCGTAGCGATACTTTGGAGCAAATGCATAAAGAAGGTGAGATCGATCTGAATGAACTGAAAATCATCAACCCAATACAGCATGAAAATTTCAGTTATTTAAGCAGCACTCGCCTTTATCCCGAATGGCCATTCGCCAAACTCTCCGATACACCCGAGTCTTTGAGTCTCGAAGTTGCCTCGGCGTTAATGTTGATGTCAAACGATAGTTCTGCAGCTCAAGCAGCGGGAATTACCGGTTGGACTGTAGCTTATAACTACCGCCCGGTGCATGACTTATTGCGTGAGCTTCGTTTGAGCCCATATGAAGGTGTTGGCCGGATCGGTTTTGAGGATTTTCTGCGTCATTATTGGCATTGGTTGTTATTGTCGATACTGACGCCGTTGGTATTAAGCCTCGTTGTTGTTTATTTCATACGTCTGAATGGCCGCCTGCGCAAAACTGAAATCGAATTGATCGACGCGCGCGATTATTTAGCGGATAGAGTTAGGGAAAGAACCGCCGAATTGGAAGAAAGTCGGCGACGATTGGAGCGCATTAGCAAAGATTGGAACGATGCTTTCGATGCGATTGGCGATCCTATCTTCATTCACGATGCCGCGATGCGCATCGTTAGAGCCAACCCCGCTTATTGCGATCGTGCGGGAATGACACTGGATCAAGTCATTGGGCGCATGTATTTCGAATTATTCCCGAAACTGAATGAACCGATGCCCGCATGCCGTAATTTTCCGGAAGACAGTTTTGCAAAAGCAAACGAATTACAACTACCTAATGGAGATATATTCGTTTCGCGCTCCTTCGGGATTATGCATGCGGATAGAAGCGTCAAGAGTGCGATTCATATTTTGGAAGACGTAACCGAGTTGCGCAAGACAGAGGCGCGTCGAAGAATATTGAACCGAGCCCTAGAGCAGGCTGGCGAAGGTATTATGATATTGGATTGCGAGCGCCGGGTGATTTTTTGCAACCCGAGTTTGAGGGCTCTTCTAGGCTGCGATTCGCACGAACCCGAGTGCAACAAGCGCTTGTTTAATAAGGGAGACTGTTTATTGGTCACGGCCTATTTCATGTCGCAGTTGCAAGCGCTATTCGATAAAGCCGAGCGAGACGGCGAAGATTTTTCGGCCGAAATGGAATTGAATGTGCCGAACGGTCTTGGGTTGCCGGTTTTTATAACGGTTGCGGGAATTGTAAACGATAACGATGAGCGAGAAGGTTTTGTCTTGACCGTTCTGGACCTTAGCGAAGTCAAGCAGGCCGAACAGGCACTGACCTATCGTATCGGTTTAGAAGCCTTGATTGCCGAAATCGCTTCGAACTTGAGTAACGCTAGACCGGAACAAGTCAATGAAGTGGTTTTGAAAACCCTCACGCAATTAGGCCGGTTTTTAGACGTCGATCGGGTGTATATTTTCGATTACGACGATACCGAAGATATTTTTGGGCATACTCACGAGTGGTGTGCGGAAGGCATCGAGCCGCAAATCGATTCGCTAAGCAAATTTACGGTCGAATCCTTTCCGTGGTTGTTCGGAGAGCTGATGAGCGGAAGGAGCGTAAAGATAGAAGATGTTAATCGCTTGCCTTCCGTCGCTATCCTCGAGCGCGAGGAGTTCAAGCGGGAGAATATACTTTCGCTACTTTCTGCACCATTTAATTACGGCGGCGTTTTCTCGGGGTTTATCGGCATCGATTCCGTCAAGCGTCTTCGTCGTTGGAACGAAGAAGAAGAGCGTCTACTGCAAACGGTTGGCGAGATGATTGTCAACACCCTCCGCCGCATCAAGACGATGATTCATTTGCAGATCAGTGAAACGAACTTGGCCGCGGCTCAACACATCGCTCATCTAGGCAGTTGGGAATGGAATATTGTCACCGACGAGTTGTCGTGGTCCGACGAAGTGTACCGCATGTTCGGTTTCAAGCCGCAACAATTCGTTGCGACCTATCGAAGGTTTCTTGAGTCGATATCGCCGAAGGATCGCGACTTTGTGGCCGATGCCGTGCAAAATGCCTTCTCGCGAGGCGATGAGTATGAGCTCGATCACCGTATTCGACGTGCTGATGGTGTCGAGCGAGTGCTTCACGAAATCGGAGAAGTGATTGTCAACGATGCGGGAGAACCGATCCGTATGATCGGCACGGTACAGGATGTTACCGAGTTGCGTCAGGCCGAGAGTGAAATGCGTAGGCTCAACCGGGCATTGCGCACGCTGAGCCTGTGCAATACCACGCTTGTCCATGCGCAACAAGAACAAACTTTGATGAACGATATATGCCGTATCTTGATCGACAGCGGCGGTTACCGTTTTGCATGGGTCGGCTATGCGGAACACGACGATCGAAAAACGATTCGTCCGATGGCTTTTGCCGGGGGCGATATCGACTTGATTACCTCGGCCGAGCTGTCTTGGGCCGATGATGCAAGCGGACGTAATCCGGCCGCCTACGCCATTCGCAACAAGGAAACGTTTATTCTGAAAGATATCGTCAATAATGCTCATGATTTTGCCCCTGCATGGCGAGAAGCCGCGTTGGCACAAGGTTATGCGTCAGTGGTCGCGCTACCGTTGATTTCGGATGACGAAACCTTAGGTGCGATCACGCTCGATTCTGCTGAGCCGGATGCCTTCGATCAAGCCGAGTTGAGATTGCTCGAAGAAATGGCTGGCGACTTGGCGTTCGGTATCCGAGCATTGCGTATTCGACAAGAGCGCGAGCACACCGAGTCGGTATTGAAAGTCGCCGAGAATCGATACGAGGAATTATACGAAAACGCGCCTAATGCTTATGTATCTGTTGCACCCAAAAACGGAGTTTTGTTGCAGTTCAATCAGTCGTTATGCGAGATGTTGGGATATGACAGGGCTATTTTGGAAACGAACACGATTTTCGATCTGTTCGGGGAAACGGAAGTCGGGAAATTATTCGCCGGCGAGCAAAGCATTCGCGATATCGAGCTCAATATGCGCCGTGCCGATGGGCGCGGGCTGTGGGTTAGTCTTAGCATCGATCCAATAAAAGACGAAACAGGCTGCGTTGCCGAATACCGGGCCAGTATCATCGATATTTCGGTGCGCAAACATGCCGAGGAAGAACAGCAGCGTTTTGCCGAGAAATTGCAAGGCTCATTGATACAAACCATTCGCGCGATAGCCATGACGATTGAAAAGCGCGATCCGTATACCGCCGGGCACCAAGAGCGAGTTGCCGAGTTGGCCGTGCAAATCGGCAGGCGTATGGGTTTCGATGCTTATCGCTTGGAAGGATTGCGGTTAGGTGCGACGATACACGATATCGGTAAGATCGCCGTACCGATCGAAATACTCAATCGACCCGGTAAGCTAGAACCGATGTTGTTTACTATCATTAAAAGCCATCCGTCGATCGGTTATGAAATTGTCAAAGGCATCGAATTTCCATGGCCGATAGCCGAGATGGTTGTTCAACATCATGAACGTTTGGATGGCAGCGGTTATCCTCATGGACTCAAGGGCGATGAGATTTCTTTGGAATCGCGCATTCTCGCTGTCGCCGATGTTGTTGAAGCGATGGCCTCGCACCGTCCCTATCGGGCGGCTTTAGGAGTGCAAGCGGCTTTGAACGAGATTGAGCGAGGCAAGGGTTCTATCTATGATGCGAGTGTCGTAGAATTTTGCCATGAGGTCTTTGAGGACGGCGGAATGCCCTGGTGATGCTTCTTATACTCATCGTAGATCAAAATTCGGCACCAGGTGCCCGTCAAAGGACGTCGTGAACCCAGCGCCTAAATTATCCAAGATAGTTAATCATAGCCCTATGATCTCTCATCTTTCGCTAGGCGAGGGGCTGTCAAAGCTTTTGCCGAAACTCCCTGCACCTCCATAATCCAATATTGGAATTTGATGAAGCAATAAGTATATTCTTGATTAACCTCAGGCGCTTGACAAGAGTGTGCTCAATTGCCATTATCCCCGGCGCAGAGTGCTAGTTTACTGTTTCAAGGCTCGCATCCTGTCTTAAAATCCTTCCTATTCACCATTTGCTCCAAAATCACATGTCCGAGCTCGTCATACGTTTCCTCAAACCCGCCGATTGGGCGGATTCCGTTCATATCCATTACTGGAATACCTATCCGAGCGGCGATAGCACAGATTGGCCGGGCGAGCCGGTAACGGCCGATGGCGACGGCTGGTTTGTTTACCGCTTCAACGACGCGAAGTCCGCCAGCGTGGTCTTCAGCGATGGCAATGGTTCGCAGACTGAGGATTTGCACTGCGCCTGCAGCGGCTATTACGCGAACGGGCATTGGTATGAATGCGAAGAGAACGTCGATCCGCGAGTGGCCGCCTTTAGCGGGATTTCAGCCGCGACACGGTCGAGCTCAAACGCTTCGGCGAAGCCTTTACATGTTCCGGTCGATCCGAACGGGCCATTGGGCGATTTTCGTGAGGAAACGATCTATTTCTTGCTGACCGCTCGTTTCAATGAAGGCGACCCGAGCATCAGTTTTTTCTGCCGCGACCGCATCAAGTTCAATCCTGAAACCGGAGAACCGGAAGACCCGCATTGGCGCGGCGATTTCAAAGGTTTGATCGAACGTCTCGACTACCTCCGCGATCTCGGCTTCACAGCGATCTGGATCACGCCGCCGGTCGAGAACCGTAGCGGTTTGGATTATCACGGTTATCACGCCTACGATTGGACCCGTATCGATCCACGCCTAGAATCGCCCGATGCTACCTATCAGGATTTGATCGACGAAGCCCATAAACGCGGCATCAAAATCATTCAGGATGTCGTCGTCAATCATTCCTGCCAGTACGGTATTCGCGGCAAGGTGCACATCGATCATCTGCCGATCAAATATTATGTACCGCAAGGTTCGGAGCAAGGTCGGGTCGACCACGGGCCGTATCAAGGCCATCTTGGCAATTACACTTGGCCGAACCGCGACGACATCGACAACCCGTTGGCTCCTGACTGGTATCGTGAAAGGCATCATAGCGATCCCGAAGGCAAGTTGCCGCTGCAAGATCCCAAGACCGGCGAAACGATTCCGAAACCCGGTTACGATCCCGGCCGTTTTTTCGGCATCGACGCGCAAGCTCTCGATCCCGAATGGTACATGCAGCACGGCTTTATCTGCGGCGGCGATTGGGAAAGCGAGGCCGTTCAGAAGAAACATATCGCCGGCGATTGCATCAACCTCGCGACCGACCGTCAAAACGTCAAGGATTATCTGATCGGCGCGGTCAACCGTTATCTCGACATGGGTGTCGACGCGCTACGCATCGACACGGTCAAGCATGTGCCGCGCGACAATCTATTGGAATACGTCAATGCCTGGAAGGCGCACAAGCCGGGGCTGTTCGTGTTCGGGGAAAATTTGGTCAAGGGCTACGGTTGGGGCGATCTCGGCGGCGGCGACAACGGGCCTTCGTTTATTCGTCCGTGGTGGTATACACGCTTGGGTCACGATCCGCGTAATCCGCATTCCGGCGGCGATTCCGGTTTTCCGCAACTCGATTTCGGATTGTTCTCGACCTTTCGCGATAATCTGAGTCGGGGCAGCTTCGAAGGTGTGGCTAGGGTGCTGGAAATGGATTGGATCTACGGCAATGCCTCGACGCTGGTGACCTTTCTACAGAATCACGATGTCGGGCCTGACAACGACTTTCGTTTCCGCTTTAAAGGCGAGCAGTGGATGGCGGCGGCCGC
It includes:
- a CDS encoding PhnD/SsuA/transferrin family substrate-binding protein — encoded protein: MLLLRLIILFLLSMLLLRPASVVADDTVRIGVLANRGKDRALVEWLPTAEYLANEISSRNFSIVPLDFNEIDKAVASGAVDFFVANSGIYVDFEARYGAGRIATMRKRNGGRGNTFFSGVIFARADRDDINTIADLKGKRFAAVSESSLGGYLAAWREMQAQGVMPEKHTRLSFLNTHDATVRAVLDGVVDAGTARSDTLEQMHKEGEIDLNELKIINPIQHENFSYLSSTRLYPEWPFAKLSDTPESLSLEVASALMLMSNDSSAAQAAGITGWTVAYNYRPVHDLLRELRLSPYEGVGRIGFEDFLRHYWHWLLLSILTPLVLSLVVVYFIRLNGRLRKTEIELIDARDYLADRVRERTAELEESRRRLERISKDWNDAFDAIGDPIFIHDAAMRIVRANPAYCDRAGMTLDQVIGRMYFELFPKLNEPMPACRNFPEDSFAKANELQLPNGDIFVSRSFGIMHADRSVKSAIHILEDVTELRKTEARRRILNRALEQAGEGIMILDCERRVIFCNPSLRALLGCDSHEPECNKRLFNKGDCLLVTAYFMSQLQALFDKAERDGEDFSAEMELNVPNGLGLPVFITVAGIVNDNDEREGFVLTVLDLSEVKQAEQALTYRIGLEALIAEIASNLSNARPEQVNEVVLKTLTQLGRFLDVDRVYIFDYDDTEDIFGHTHEWCAEGIEPQIDSLSKFTVESFPWLFGELMSGRSVKIEDVNRLPSVAILEREEFKRENILSLLSAPFNYGGVFSGFIGIDSVKRLRRWNEEEERLLQTVGEMIVNTLRRIKTMIHLQISETNLAAAQHIAHLGSWEWNIVTDELSWSDEVYRMFGFKPQQFVATYRRFLESISPKDRDFVADAVQNAFSRGDEYELDHRIRRADGVERVLHEIGEVIVNDAGEPIRMIGTVQDVTELRQAESEMRRLNRALRTLSLCNTTLVHAQQEQTLMNDICRILIDSGGYRFAWVGYAEHDDRKTIRPMAFAGGDIDLITSAELSWADDASGRNPAAYAIRNKETFILKDIVNNAHDFAPAWREAALAQGYASVVALPLISDDETLGAITLDSAEPDAFDQAELRLLEEMAGDLAFGIRALRIRQEREHTESVLKVAENRYEELYENAPNAYVSVAPKNGVLLQFNQSLCEMLGYDRAILETNTIFDLFGETEVGKLFAGEQSIRDIELNMRRADGRGLWVSLSIDPIKDETGCVAEYRASIIDISVRKHAEEEQQRFAEKLQGSLIQTIRAIAMTIEKRDPYTAGHQERVAELAVQIGRRMGFDAYRLEGLRLGATIHDIGKIAVPIEILNRPGKLEPMLFTIIKSHPSIGYEIVKGIEFPWPIAEMVVQHHERLDGSGYPHGLKGDEISLESRILAVADVVEAMASHRPYRAALGVQAALNEIERGKGSIYDASVVEFCHEVFEDGGMPW
- a CDS encoding alpha-amylase family glycosyl hydrolase, with protein sequence MSELVIRFLKPADWADSVHIHYWNTYPSGDSTDWPGEPVTADGDGWFVYRFNDAKSASVVFSDGNGSQTEDLHCACSGYYANGHWYECEENVDPRVAAFSGISAATRSSSNASAKPLHVPVDPNGPLGDFREETIYFLLTARFNEGDPSISFFCRDRIKFNPETGEPEDPHWRGDFKGLIERLDYLRDLGFTAIWITPPVENRSGLDYHGYHAYDWTRIDPRLESPDATYQDLIDEAHKRGIKIIQDVVVNHSCQYGIRGKVHIDHLPIKYYVPQGSEQGRVDHGPYQGHLGNYTWPNRDDIDNPLAPDWYRERHHSDPEGKLPLQDPKTGETIPKPGYDPGRFFGIDAQALDPEWYMQHGFICGGDWESEAVQKKHIAGDCINLATDRQNVKDYLIGAVNRYLDMGVDALRIDTVKHVPRDNLLEYVNAWKAHKPGLFVFGENLVKGYGWGDLGGGDNGPSFIRPWWYTRLGHDPRNPHSGGDSGFPQLDFGLFSTFRDNLSRGSFEGVARVLEMDWIYGNASTLVTFLQNHDVGPDNDFRFRFKGEQWMAAAAYNLLWTVRGIPCLYYGEEIEFMKGAPQDVIGNDDTLDQTGRAYFGDHLTDENIGTTQSHPLYQHIKRLNQIRRAIPALQKGEMSQIHEWGSGMRFVRDFQDGASYAVVGLSIGSDQDIAVENIRNGVYRDAITGKEMSVGNGCLGFHVPANSAGIYVLNGAGKIGSDGVYLR